From one uncultured Paludibacter sp. genomic stretch:
- a CDS encoding hypothetical protein (Evidence 5 : Unknown function) — MNNYNNETLNRLLSEITPEEQAKTDAKMLLAVKIADAMKAKGWNNTQLMKETGKTNPSEITRWLSGTQNFTVETLVDLERVLGIKLLNLEEDRPEVQTIENIQLTLIVPIVKKQVSTTSLVSEPENTQTYFSQTYYS; from the coding sequence ATGAACAACTACAATAACGAAACATTAAACAGACTGCTATCTGAAATTACTCCCGAAGAGCAAGCCAAAACAGATGCCAAAATGCTTTTGGCTGTGAAGATTGCCGATGCTATGAAAGCGAAGGGCTGGAACAATACGCAACTGATGAAGGAAACGGGCAAAACCAACCCTTCTGAAATTACACGTTGGTTAAGCGGAACACAAAACTTTACAGTGGAAACATTGGTGGACTTGGAGCGGGTGTTGGGAATAAAACTTCTTAATTTAGAAGAAGACAGGCCTGAAGTGCAAACAATAGAAAATATTCAACTGACTTTAATCGTTCCAATTGTTAAGAAACAAGTGTCAACTACTTCTTTGGTAAGTGAACCGGAAAAT
- a CDS encoding conserved hypothetical protein (Evidence 4 : Unknown function but conserved in other organisms), translating into MALYKNNNTALSSIKEEPFKLEREIQRVFEKNLFQIMGLEMVKSEFTIKNKRIDTLAFDPQTKSFVIIEYKRVKNDSVIDQGFSYLNLMLQYKADFILEYNEGLKKTLKRDDVDWSQTRVAFVSQGFNDYQREAVDFKDITIELWEVKQYEQNIISINQIKKSKSAESIKSITNRNKELEDITKEIKVYTEEDHLQGKPDETVELYETFKNAILELSTDIEXKPXKWXXAFKKNGANVSDIEIXKNGIKISVNLKXGKLDDPKKIMRDVSVLKGHSLNGDYELKVENDNDLQYIMSLIKQAL; encoded by the coding sequence ATGGCGCTCTATAAAAACAACAATACGGCATTAAGTTCCATTAAGGAAGAACCTTTTAAGTTGGAACGGGAAATACAGCGTGTATTTGAAAAAAATCTGTTTCAAATAATGGGGTTGGAAATGGTAAAATCGGAATTTACCATTAAAAACAAACGCATTGATACCTTAGCGTTTGACCCGCAAACCAAGTCGTTTGTGATTATTGAATATAAGCGCGTAAAAAACGATAGCGTAATTGACCAGGGGTTTTCCTATCTGAACCTGATGTTGCAATACAAAGCAGATTTTATATTGGAATACAACGAAGGACTGAAAAAAACATTGAAACGAGACGATGTGGATTGGTCACAAACGCGCGTAGCTTTTGTATCGCAGGGTTTTAACGATTATCAGCGTGAAGCGGTGGATTTCAAAGATATTACCATTGAACTGTGGGAAGTAAAACAATACGAGCAAAACATTATTTCCATTAATCAAATTAAAAAAAGCAAATCTGCGGAAAGCATTAAATCCATTACCAACCGCAACAAGGAGTTGGAAGATATTACCAAAGAAATAAAGGTTTACACCGAAGAAGACCATTTGCAGGGCAAACCCGATGAAACGGTAGAGCTGTATGAAACATTCAAAAACGCGATATTGGAACTATCCACCGACATTGAANTAAAACCTCNNAAATGGTANNTTGCCTTTAAGAAAAACGGNGCCAATGTTTCGGATATTGAAATACANAAAAACGGTATTAAAATAAGTGTGAACCTGAAAAANGGNAAATTGGACGATCCCAAAAAAATTATGCGTGATGTGTCGGTATTAAAAGGGCATTCACTCAATGGCGATTATGAACTTAAAGTTGAAAACGACAACGATTTGCAATACATTATGAGTTTGATAAAACAAGCGTTGTAG
- a CDS encoding conserved hypothetical protein (Evidence 4 : Unknown function but conserved in other organisms), with the protein MYIFANSFLNMKCKIVKIPQLSGKAASVYSVVLEGDTDTGTLLNKFVTENEILFKSETIDILKRLHTIGHLTGCREQFFKDNEGKPGDGVCAIYDEDSKLRLYCIRYGTQLIVVGSGGKKPKSIRALQESDKLKDENYFLRNLSVLISERIQEKEIRFSDDGMDFIGDLEFNDEE; encoded by the coding sequence TTGTATATATTTGCAAACTCTTTCCTGAATATGAAATGCAAAATCGTAAAAATACCACAGCTCAGCGGGAAAGCGGCTTCTGTATACAGTGTTGTATTGGAAGGCGACACAGACACAGGAACTCTACTCAATAAATTTGTTACAGAAAACGAAATTTTATTTAAAAGTGAAACAATTGACATTCTCAAGCGTTTACATACTATAGGACATCTTACCGGATGCCGCGAACAGTTTTTTAAGGACAATGAAGGTAAGCCCGGCGATGGTGTTTGTGCCATATATGACGAAGACAGCAAGTTAAGGTTATATTGTATTCGTTACGGAACACAACTGATTGTGGTTGGTAGCGGAGGCAAAAAACCGAAATCCATTCGCGCTTTACAAGAAAGTGACAAACTAAAAGATGAAAACTATTTTTTAAGGAATTTATCCGTTTTAATTTCTGAACGTATCCAAGAAAAAGAAATCCGTTTCTCGGACGATGGTATGGATTTTATTGGAGATTTGGAATTTAACGACGAAGAATAA